GCATCGCGCGCGATCTGGCCGCCCGGCGGCTCGGGCGTGTCTTTGGTGTAGCCCACGGCGCGCAGCGCCGCCGCATTGAGCAGCGCGCGGTCATACAGGTGCAGCAGGAACACCGGGGTATCGGGCGCGATGGCGTTGATTTCGTCGAGAGTGGGCAGGCGCTTCTCGGCAAACTGGTGCTCGGTAAAGCCGCCGACCACGCGCACCCATTGAGGTGCGGGCGTGATGGCAACCTGGCGCCGCAGCATGTCCAGTGCATCGGCCAGCGAGCGCACGCCGTCCCAGCGCAGCTCCATGTTGTAGTTCAAGCCGCCGCGCACCACATGGGTATGGTTGTCGAACAGGCCCGGCAGCACGCGCCGGCGCTTCAGGTCGACGACCCGGGTGCCCCGGCCCGTCAGCGGCATGATTTCTTCATCGCTGCCCACGGCAACGAACCTGCCGGATTTGACCGCCACCGCGCTGGCCGTCGGCCTGGCGCGATCCAGCGTCGTGATCTGGCCATTGTGGAAAATGACGTCGGGACTGGAATCGGACACGATAGATGCTCCTTTCACAGGGCGCGCTAGGACGGTTCGCGCCCGCTCGTCCGGGCGGCCGCCTGCCGCCCCGGCAGCTGGCCCAGCACGTGGCTGGTGGCCTGCGTCTTGTTGCAGGCCGTACTGAAGGCCGTGCCGTTCAGCAGCTGCTTGCCCACCGGAATCACTTGCTCGCCGAGCAGGATGCCCAGCAGCCCCACCAGCGCCACCAGCGGCGGCGCGGGCGAGCGCACGTTCAGCACACTGTAGATAACACCGACCAGCAGGCCGGCGCCGAGAGACAGGACATAGAGTTTCATGGCTTTACCTCGCTTGCCGGCGGCTGGACGAATGGCTACTTGGCCGGGTTGGGGCCGATGCGCTCGCCGTGCTGCACGCGCTCGGGCGCCTTGTGCACCATGGTGTAAGCGTAGTCCACGCCCATGCCATAGGCGCCGGAATGCTCCTTCACGATCTGCATGACCGCATCGTAGGTGTCCCGGCGCGCCCAGTCGCGCTGCCATTCCAGCAGCACCTGCTGCCAGGTCACCGGCACGATGCCGGCCTGGACCATGCGGTCGATCGCATACTTGTGCGCATCGGCCGACGTGCCGCCGGAAGCGTCGGTAACCATGTAGATTTCATAGCCGCCTTCCAGCGCGGCGCACAGCGCGAAGGTGGTGTTGCAGACTTCCGTCCACAGGCCCGAAACGACGATCTTCTTGCGGCCGCTGGCGGCCAACGCGTCGCGCACATTCTGGTCGTCCCAGGAATTCATCGAAGTGCGCTCCAGGATCTTGTGCTCGGGGAAGACGGCCAGCAGTTCGGGATAGGTGTGGCCCGAGAAGCTCTCGGTTTCGACAGTGGTGATGGTGGCGGGGATATTGAACGCCTTGGCGGCCTTGGCCAGGCCGACCACGTTGTTCTTCAGGACCTGGCGGTCGATCGACTGCACGCCAAAGGCCATCTGCGGCTGCTGGTCGATGAAGATGATCTGGCTGTTCTGCGGAGTCAGGACTTCAAGATATTTCGACATGGCAATGCTCCCATCAGTAATGGTAGAACGGAAGGCGCGGCGGCATGCGCCGCGCAAGGAAAATGGCGGGCGGCGCCGCGGCTGTCGTAAGGGCGGCGTTCGCTCATGGCGGGCTTTTTGGCGGTGGTGTTGCGATGCGTGCCAGTGTAGGGGCCGCGGCGCGCGAACTGAATGGCAAGAATGGAATTCCATTCTTTCCGGTATTGACGCGATGGAGGCGGGGGTCTTGCGCGGCTTTGACAGTAGAATCAATCCGCCAAGATCGATTCCATGACCGCCATGAACAAGCTGCCCGACCTGGAAGCCTGGGCCATCTTCGCCAAGGTGGCCGACACCGGGTCATTTGCCCGCGCCGCCGCCGAGCTTGCCCTGTCGCAGGCCACCGTTTCCAAGGCCATCACCCGCCTGGAAACGCGCATGAAGACCATGCTGTTCCACCGCACCTCGCGCCGCATGTCCCTGACCGAGAGCGGGCTGGCCGCGCTGGAGCGCGCGACCC
This genomic window from Bordetella petrii contains:
- a CDS encoding hydrolase; amino-acid sequence: MSKYLEVLTPQNSQIIFIDQQPQMAFGVQSIDRQVLKNNVVGLAKAAKAFNIPATITTVETESFSGHTYPELLAVFPEHKILERTSMNSWDDQNVRDALAASGRKKIVVSGLWTEVCNTTFALCAALEGGYEIYMVTDASGGTSADAHKYAIDRMVQAGIVPVTWQQVLLEWQRDWARRDTYDAVMQIVKEHSGAYGMGVDYAYTMVHKAPERVQHGERIGPNPAK
- a CDS encoding XapX domain-containing protein, with product MKLYVLSLGAGLLVGVIYSVLNVRSPAPPLVALVGLLGILLGEQVIPVGKQLLNGTAFSTACNKTQATSHVLGQLPGRQAAARTSGREPS